In a genomic window of Streptobacillus felis:
- a CDS encoding dTMP kinase — MGKLIIIEGTDGSGKQTQTEKLYSRLVDDGNKVKKISFPNYDSNSSALVKMYLSGEFGSKPTDVNAYAASTFYGIDRYASYKTDWGKEYISGTIIISDRYTGSNMIHHGSKFDDEKEKEKYLCWLEDLEFDKFGIPRPDVTIFLNVPIDYTFSLMENRDNKFTGESKKDIHESDKDYLRKSYYNALDIAKQKGWKVIDCVVNNRMLSIEEIHELIYANVKEIL, encoded by the coding sequence ATGGGAAAATTAATAATTATTGAAGGTACTGATGGAAGTGGAAAACAAACACAAACAGAAAAGTTATACAGTAGATTAGTTGATGATGGGAATAAAGTAAAGAAAATTTCTTTTCCTAACTATGATTCTAATTCATCAGCTTTGGTTAAGATGTATTTATCAGGAGAATTTGGATCAAAACCAACAGATGTTAATGCATATGCAGCTTCTACTTTTTATGGTATAGATAGATATGCATCTTACAAAACAGATTGGGGAAAAGAATATATTTCTGGAACTATAATAATCAGTGATAGATATACAGGTTCTAATATGATACACCATGGTTCTAAATTTGATGATGAAAAAGAAAAGGAAAAATATCTTTGTTGGCTAGAAGATTTAGAATTTGATAAATTTGGTATACCTAGACCTGATGTTACAATATTTTTAAATGTTCCTATAGACTATACTTTTAGTTTGATGGAAAATAGAGATAATAAATTTACTGGTGAAAGTAAGAAAGATATACATGAAAGTGATAAAGACTATTTAAGAAAATCATACTACAACGCCTTAGATATTGCTAAACAAAAAGGTTGGAAGGTAATAGATTGTGTAGTAAATAATAGGATGCTTAGTATAGAAGAAATACATGAATTAATATATGCAAATGTAAAGGAGATTTTATGA
- the hisS gene encoding histidine--tRNA ligase — protein MKFETLRGMKDMFSIDVDKYNFIVNTAKKTFDKYGYSNIITPILEETDLFKRAVGDETDVVSKEMYTFMDKGDRSVTMRPEGTAGVVRAYLNAGFHKSSPNVKWYYYGPMYRYEAPQKGRYREFHQFGVESFGIRSPFLDAELITMACEFLNQLGINDLVVELNSLGSVESRIVYIKELQNYLLSNIDKLSNDSKIRAEKNPLRVFDSKDEGDQKVLESAPKLHDFFDEESTKYFEELKSTLYKFNVKYVINPALVRGLDYYCDTVFEIKSSKLGSQSTVLGGGRYDKLTEILGGVKVPGIGFAAGIERLSMIMDESLLEKNDKKIYIAYFEETKDYLLEVLKELRKHDLNVEFEYSLKGFSAQMKKANKIGVNYVIILGENEIKNGKVTFKDFNTGNQEEISITEVIERVK, from the coding sequence ATGAAATTTGAAACACTAAGAGGAATGAAAGATATGTTTTCTATAGATGTTGATAAGTATAACTTTATTGTTAATACAGCTAAGAAAACTTTTGATAAATATGGTTATTCTAATATAATAACACCAATATTAGAGGAAACAGATCTTTTTAAAAGAGCTGTAGGAGATGAAACAGATGTAGTATCTAAGGAAATGTATACATTTATGGACAAAGGAGATAGAAGTGTAACTATGCGTCCAGAAGGAACTGCAGGTGTAGTTAGAGCATATTTAAATGCAGGATTTCATAAATCTAGTCCTAATGTAAAATGGTACTATTATGGTCCTATGTATAGATATGAAGCTCCACAAAAAGGAAGATATAGAGAATTTCATCAATTTGGAGTAGAATCATTTGGGATTAGAAGCCCTTTCTTAGATGCAGAATTAATAACTATGGCATGTGAATTCTTAAATCAATTAGGAATTAATGATTTAGTAGTTGAATTAAATTCACTTGGTTCAGTAGAATCTAGAATAGTATATATTAAAGAATTACAAAACTACCTATTATCTAATATAGATAAATTAAGTAATGATTCAAAAATTAGAGCAGAAAAAAATCCATTAAGAGTATTTGATTCAAAAGATGAAGGAGATCAAAAAGTATTAGAAAGTGCACCAAAATTACACGACTTTTTTGATGAAGAAAGTACAAAATATTTTGAAGAATTAAAATCAACTCTTTATAAATTTAATGTAAAATATGTAATTAATCCAGCATTAGTAAGAGGACTTGATTACTACTGTGATACTGTATTTGAAATTAAATCAAGTAAGCTTGGTTCTCAATCTACAGTACTAGGTGGAGGAAGATATGATAAGCTAACTGAAATACTTGGAGGAGTTAAAGTTCCTGGAATAGGTTTTGCTGCAGGTATAGAAAGATTATCTATGATAATGGATGAAAGCTTGTTAGAAAAAAATGATAAAAAAATATATATAGCATATTTTGAAGAAACAAAAGATTACTTATTAGAAGTATTAAAAGAGCTTAGAAAACATGATTTAAATGTTGAATTTGAATATAGTTTAAAAGGATTTTCAGCTCAAATGAAAAAAGCTAATAAAATTGGTGTAAATTATGTTATAATATTAGGTGAAAATGAAATTAAAAATGGAAAAGTTACTTTTAAAGATTTTAATACAGGAAATCAAGAAGAGATTAGTATTACAGAAGTAATAGAAAGGGTAAAATAA
- the aspS gene encoding aspartate--tRNA ligase, whose product MYRSHKLNELRIENVNEVVTLSGWVDKVRDLGHFTFIDLRDRYGITQILINENSPKEVQELVKKIKNEFVIQVKGKVLERSSKNKNIDTGDIEVLAEELNILSASKQLPFELSEGNVNENLRLTYRYLDIRRRKVLENIKKRNEMLFSIREFMNNEGFLDIDTPILGKATPEGARDFIVPSRIQKGDFYALPQSPQLFKQTLMVAGVDKYYQLAKCFRDEDLRADRQPEFTQLDLEMSFIHQEDILNLVERLAKKVFKDVTGETQEAPFERISYDYAMNNYGSDKPDLRFDMKIQDISDIVNGKGFSVFDDAISNGGSVRAIVSEDREFSRKKIKDLEDFVKVYYKAKGLAYIKKLEDGSINSPIAKFFDEETLNALVERLELKNNEIVFILADKNKVVLDGLGALRLKLGEELGLIDKDKFKFVWVLDFPMFEYSEEEERYQAAHHPFTSIKKEHIKYLETKEYDKILSESYDLVLNGYEIGGGSIRIHDSELQSKVFDELGLSKEEQLDKFGFFLETLSYGVPPHGGLAFGLDRWLMAMLKENSIKEVIPFPKTNKGQDLLTGAPADVDHNQLENDLRLKKIIIE is encoded by the coding sequence ATGTATAGAAGTCATAAGTTAAATGAATTAAGAATAGAAAATGTTAATGAAGTAGTAACTTTATCAGGATGGGTTGATAAAGTAAGAGATTTAGGACATTTTACTTTTATAGATTTAAGAGATAGATATGGAATTACACAAATCTTAATTAATGAAAATTCACCAAAAGAAGTTCAAGAATTAGTAAAGAAAATAAAAAATGAGTTTGTAATACAAGTAAAAGGAAAAGTATTAGAAAGAAGTTCAAAGAATAAAAATATTGATACTGGAGATATAGAAGTATTAGCTGAAGAGTTAAATATACTTTCAGCTTCAAAACAATTACCTTTTGAATTAAGTGAAGGTAATGTAAATGAAAACTTAAGATTAACATATAGATACTTAGATATTAGAAGAAGAAAAGTATTAGAAAATATTAAGAAAAGAAATGAAATGTTATTCTCTATAAGAGAATTTATGAATAATGAAGGATTCTTAGATATAGATACACCTATACTTGGTAAAGCAACACCAGAAGGTGCTCGTGATTTCATAGTTCCAAGTAGAATACAAAAAGGTGACTTTTATGCACTTCCACAATCACCTCAATTATTCAAACAAACATTAATGGTTGCTGGTGTAGATAAATATTACCAACTAGCTAAATGTTTTAGAGATGAAGATTTAAGAGCTGATAGACAACCTGAATTTACACAACTTGATTTAGAAATGTCATTTATACATCAAGAAGATATATTAAATCTAGTTGAAAGATTAGCTAAAAAAGTATTTAAGGATGTTACAGGTGAAACTCAAGAAGCACCTTTTGAAAGAATTAGCTATGATTATGCAATGAATAATTATGGTTCTGATAAACCTGATTTAAGATTTGATATGAAGATACAAGATATTTCAGATATAGTTAATGGTAAAGGATTTTCAGTATTTGATGATGCAATATCAAATGGAGGTAGTGTAAGAGCTATAGTATCTGAAGATAGAGAATTTTCAAGAAAGAAAATTAAAGACTTAGAAGATTTTGTTAAAGTATATTATAAAGCGAAAGGTTTAGCGTATATTAAAAAATTAGAAGATGGAAGTATTAATTCACCTATAGCTAAATTCTTTGATGAAGAAACTTTAAATGCTTTAGTAGAAAGACTTGAATTAAAGAATAATGAAATAGTATTTATACTTGCAGATAAGAATAAGGTAGTACTTGATGGATTAGGTGCTTTAAGATTAAAACTAGGAGAAGAGTTAGGATTAATAGACAAAGATAAATTTAAATTTGTTTGGGTTCTTGATTTCCCTATGTTTGAATATTCAGAAGAAGAAGAAAGATATCAAGCAGCACATCATCCATTTACATCAATTAAAAAAGAACATATTAAATATTTAGAAACTAAAGAATATGATAAAATACTTTCTGAATCATATGATTTAGTGTTAAATGGATATGAAATAGGTGGAGGTTCGATAAGAATACATGATTCTGAACTTCAATCTAAAGTATTTGATGAATTAGGATTATCAAAAGAAGAACAATTAGATAAATTTGGATTTTTCCTAGAAACATTAAGTTATGGAGTTCCACCACATGGAGGATTAGCATTTGGTTTAGATAGATGGTTAATGGCTATGCTTAAAGAAAATTCAATAAAAGAAGTAATACCATTCCCTAAGACAAATAAAGGACAAGATCTATTAACAGGAGCACCTGCAGATGTTGATCATAATCAACTTGAAAATGATTTAAGATTAAAAAAAATAATTATAGAATAA
- the sufU gene encoding Fe-S cluster assembly sulfur transfer protein SufU — protein sequence MSLDRLYQLTILEYNKRDDLRGEIEDATDVERGHNPSCGDDLSVVLKVVGDKIENASFLGNGCAISTASAAMLVELIKGKSISEAKEIINVFFKVMKGEEVENSDILGEAMLLEVTKDMPARIKCSTLAWHSLKVILEKY from the coding sequence ATGAGTTTAGACAGACTTTACCAATTGACAATATTGGAATATAATAAAAGAGACGACTTAAGAGGAGAAATAGAAGATGCAACAGATGTTGAAAGAGGACATAATCCATCTTGTGGTGATGATCTTTCTGTTGTATTAAAAGTAGTAGGAGATAAAATAGAAAATGCTTCGTTTTTAGGAAATGGATGTGCTATTTCTACTGCTTCTGCAGCTATGCTTGTAGAATTAATAAAAGGTAAAAGCATTAGTGAGGCAAAAGAAATAATAAATGTATTCTTTAAAGTTATGAAAGGTGAAGAAGTAGAAAATAGTGATATACTAGGAGAAGCTATGCTTTTAGAAGTAACTAAAGATATGCCTGCTAGAATTAAATGTTCAACTCTAGCTTGGCATAGTTTAAAGGTCATTTTAGAAAAATATTAG